Proteins encoded together in one Pseudomonadota bacterium window:
- a CDS encoding transposase, which translates to MSIDNSVPERKILLFFRTLHDRPSRLIANGSSFVSYIGAKLLHQTPIEVNPTSGTAKNIISNIGGHEYWGSGLVFCTILCYISIMARPLRIEYPGAFYHITSRGNAGQDIYLDDTDRQRFLAILAGVLEDYHWVCYAYCLMSNHYHILIETPDPNLSAGIRQLNGVYTQSVNRRHGTRGHIFQGLFKSILVKKESHLLELCRYIVLNPVRAGMTLSPDIWQWSS; encoded by the coding sequence GTGTCAATAGATAATTCTGTCCCTGAACGAAAAATCTTACTTTTTTTTCGAACTCTCCATGACCGACCATCTCGACTCATTGCCAACGGTTCCAGCTTTGTTTCCTATATCGGCGCAAAGCTTCTGCACCAAACGCCTATTGAGGTTAATCCCACAAGCGGAACCGCAAAGAACATAATCTCGAATATTGGGGGTCACGAATATTGGGGGTCAGGTCTTGTTTTTTGCACCATCTTATGCTACATTTCTATTATGGCACGTCCGCTCCGTATAGAATACCCCGGCGCCTTCTATCATATTACCTCAAGAGGCAATGCCGGGCAGGATATTTATCTGGATGATACTGATAGGCAGCGTTTTCTTGCAATCCTTGCAGGGGTATTAGAGGATTATCACTGGGTGTGCTACGCCTATTGTCTTATGTCCAATCACTACCATATACTTATTGAAACCCCCGATCCTAATCTCTCCGCCGGTATACGGCAATTAAACGGTGTTTACACTCAGTCCGTCAACCGACGCCACGGTACGAGAGGTCATATTTTTCAGGGCCTGTTCAAATCCATCCTGGTGAAGAAGGAGAGCCATCTTCTGGAACTTTGCCGGTATATTGTTCTTAATCCTGTGAGAGCAGGAATGACGCTCTCCCCTGATATCTGGCAATGGAGCAGTTAA
- a CDS encoding type II toxin-antitoxin system RelE/ParE family toxin: protein MAEIRWTSEAETWLRDIHDYIANDNPHAAMRVVQAIYEKVQTLREFPDTGYIYRSENEGEIRILLYGHYRIAYLRRGDREVIDILGIFHGSLDIDKYMDI from the coding sequence ATGGCAGAGATAAGGTGGACATCTGAGGCCGAAACTTGGCTGAGGGACATTCACGACTACATCGCCAACGATAATCCCCACGCCGCTATGAGGGTCGTACAAGCTATTTATGAGAAAGTACAAACACTACGAGAATTCCCCGACACCGGTTACATTTACCGTTCCGAAAATGAAGGAGAAATACGGATTTTGTTATACGGCCACTATCGCATTGCATATTTGCGTCGCGGAGATAGGGAAGTGATTGACATTTTAGGCATTTTCCACGGATCGCTTGATATAGACAAGTATATGGACATATAG
- a CDS encoding ankyrin repeat domain-containing protein, with amino-acid sequence MIMKTYVAVIVAALALLLTCMAQQATAQGDGLELRRAAYGGDLPKVKQLLTKGVDVDAKSDDEATPLLGASQNGHTAIVKLLLGSGADVNAKARDGSSALLLSSMNGHTDVVQALLDKGADVNIEARGRFTPLMMASQKGHTKVAELLLNKGANVNAKLNNGGTALILASQNGHIDVVKLLLEKRADVRASGDFGTAETVASKKGYTDIVQLLKQSRGSMRGNRPGGNAMAQPDASSRTATQVTEASLDKSVKWIQQMQQPFPEDAFGFGENGLVQASDKPVPFEVAKVGRYKNNQTVVLLVLSLKLKSTGKTAAGEFEFSMTEWDRQQNLVSERTPSGSIVLYRQPNERLSDWQRKMVAGLLRASGSAITQEDADFLNALK; translated from the coding sequence ATGATCATGAAGACCTACGTGGCGGTAATTGTTGCGGCATTGGCATTGCTGTTGACCTGCATGGCTCAACAGGCAACGGCTCAGGGTGATGGACTAGAGTTGCGAAGGGCGGCGTATGGAGGCGACCTCCCAAAAGTCAAGCAATTGTTAACCAAAGGGGTTGATGTGGATGCAAAGTCCGACGATGAGGCGACTCCTTTGCTGGGAGCCTCCCAGAATGGACACACAGCGATCGTAAAACTGCTACTTGGCAGCGGTGCTGACGTTAATGCAAAGGCCAGGGATGGGTCTTCCGCCTTATTGCTCTCCTCAATGAACGGACATACCGATGTAGTCCAGGCTCTGCTGGACAAGGGCGCGGACGTCAATATCGAGGCAAGGGGCAGGTTTACGCCGTTGATGATGGCCTCACAGAAAGGTCATACGAAAGTTGCTGAACTGCTGCTGAACAAGGGAGCAAACGTAAATGCCAAGCTCAACAATGGTGGAACGGCATTGATTCTCGCTTCCCAAAACGGGCATATCGACGTCGTGAAACTTCTACTTGAGAAACGTGCTGATGTCAGGGCGTCGGGGGACTTCGGCACGGCTGAAACTGTCGCATCAAAGAAAGGCTATACTGACATCGTTCAACTGCTTAAACAAAGTCGAGGGTCGATGCGTGGCAATCGGCCAGGCGGAAATGCAATGGCCCAACCAGACGCGTCCTCCAGGACAGCAACCCAAGTCACCGAGGCTTCTCTCGACAAATCGGTGAAGTGGATACAGCAAATGCAGCAACCTTTCCCAGAGGATGCTTTCGGCTTCGGGGAGAATGGACTGGTTCAAGCCTCAGACAAACCCGTCCCCTTTGAGGTCGCCAAGGTGGGGCGATACAAGAACAACCAGACGGTTGTTCTTCTTGTCTTGTCGTTGAAACTCAAGAGCACCGGGAAAACTGCGGCCGGCGAATTTGAGTTTTCAATGACGGAGTGGGACAGGCAGCAAAACCTCGTTTCGGAACGAACTCCGTCAGGAAGCATCGTACTTTACCGACAGCCCAACGAGAGACTTTCAGACTGGCAGCGCAAAATGGTCGCCGGACTTCTCAGAGCATCTGGCAGTGCGATCACTCAGGAGGATGCAGACTTCTTGAATGCCTTGAAGTGA